The following nucleotide sequence is from Bacillota bacterium.
TTGCACAATTGGTTCCAAAAGACGGGTATGTAGTTGCATGCGCTGACGATGCCAATATCTCCTCCCTTCTTTGTAAAATTCCTGCAAATAAAATAACTTACGGCATAATCAACGAAAGACCGGATACATACATCTGGAGTGCTGGAAATATAAGAATTGACGAATCGTCGGGGTGTGCTTCCTTTACCCTTTTAAAAAATGGCCGAGAGGTGGATACAATCAAACTCAGCGTACCCGGTATCCATAATATTTATAATTCCCTTGCTGCTATTGCAGTATGCCAATCATTAGGATGCAGCATCCCAGGCATAAAACAGGCATTGTTTAAGTTCACGGGAACCCACAGGCGCTTTGAGCTAAAGGGCATTTTCAATAACATTAAAGTTATCGACGATTATGCCCATCATCCTTCAGAAATAAGAGCAACCCTCAAAGCTGCAAAATGTACCAATAATTCTAAAATATGGTGCATATTTCAACCCCATACATACTCCAGGACAAAAACTCTGCTTGATGATTTTTCCGTTGCCTTTTCTGATGCAGATACCGTAATTGTATCAGATATTTATGCAGCCAGGGAATCAGATAATGGTGAAATAAATTCAAAAACTCTTGTGGAAAAAATAAACAAGGCAGGGGGAAGGGCAATATATATATCAGATTTTGATACCATTGCCAACTATTTGAAAACCAATGCCCTGCCAGGTGATTTAATAATAACTATGGGAGC
It contains:
- a CDS encoding UDP-N-acetylmuramate--L-alanine ligase, with protein sequence MDKDFLGPDKVKHIHFIGIGGISMSGLAEILISFGHKVSGSDIRPSNITQKLERKGAVIYYNHSEKNVNNPDAVVYTAAIKDNNPELIKARSLNIPIIDRATLLGLLMRKYLYSVAVAGTHGKTTTTSMIAMIMLESGLDPTVHIGGELDYIGGTTRIGGNNYFVTEADEYYESFLKFYPHIGVILNIEFDHPDYYKGIEHIKNSFLKFAQLVPKDGYVVACADDANISSLLCKIPANKITYGIINERPDTYIWSAGNIRIDESSGCASFTLLKNGREVDTIKLSVPGIHNIYNSLAAIAVCQSLGCSIPGIKQALFKFTGTHRRFELKGIFNNIKVIDDYAHHPSEIRATLKAAKCTNNSKIWCIFQPHTYSRTKTLLDDFSVAFSDADTVIVSDIYAARESDNGEINSKTLVEKINKAGGRAIYISDFDTIANYLKTNALPGDLIITMGAGDIYKVGEILLKEPYTKAVV